From the Musa acuminata AAA Group cultivar baxijiao chromosome BXJ3-7, Cavendish_Baxijiao_AAA, whole genome shotgun sequence genome, one window contains:
- the LOC135642246 gene encoding GDP-fucose transporter 1-like, giving the protein MDGFKLDAPRQYFATSSLVVGYALCSSLLSVINKFAITMFDYPGLLTALQYLTSAVGVWVLGKLGFLYHDPFVFETAKKFLPAATVFYLAIFTNTNLLRHANVDTFIVFRSLTPLLVAIADTIFRKQPCPSRLTFFSLVVILGGAVCYVLTDSAFNLTAYSWAIAYLVTITTEMVYIKHMVTNLGLNTWGFVFYNNLLSLMMAPVFWFVTGEYADVFTAYGSSSGIWFNIMTFVAVALSCVFGFLISFFGFAARKTISATAFTVTGVANKFLTVAINVLIWDKHASKIGLICLLLTLVGGVLYQQSVTSNGNLSQQHGSAISKKANGVVRNVDSEDERHDKRLSGRDSTV; this is encoded by the coding sequence ATGGACGGCTTCAAACTCGATGCACCGCGGCAATACTTTGCCACAAGCAGCCTTGTCGTTGGCTATGCCCTCTGTTCCAGCTTGCTCTCTGTTATCAACAAGTTTGCTATCACAATGTTCGATTACCCTGGCCTCTTGACGGCATTGCAGTACCTGACCTCCGCGGTTGGCGTTTGGGTTCTTGGGAAGCTGGGCTTTCTCTATCATGACCCTTTCGTCTTTGAGACGGCCAAGAAGTTTCTGCCCGCCGCTACCGTCTTTTACCTGGCCATTTTCACAAACACCAATCTCTTACGCCACGCTAACGTTGATACGTTCATAGTGTTTCGCTCCCTGACGCCTCTTCTGGTTGCCATCGCGGATACCATCTTCAGAAAGCAGCCATGCCCTTCAAGGCTCACGTTCTTTTCGCTTGTGGTTATTCTCGGGGGCGCAGTTTGCTACGTGCTGACCGACTCAGCGTTCAATCTCACTGCGTACTCATGGGCGATTGCTTATTTGGTGACTATTACTACCGAGATGGTTTACATAAAGCACATGGTGACAAACCTAGGACTGAACACATGGGGTTTTGTGTTCTACAATAATCTTCTGTCCTTAATGATGGCACCGGTGTTCTGGTTTGTCACTGGGGAGTATGCAGATGTCTTCACAGCTTATGGATCAAGTTCTGGGATTTGGTTCAATATCATGACTTTTGTTGCAGTAGCTTTGTCTTGTGTTTTCGGATTTCTCATCAGTTTCTTTGGATTTGCGGCAAGGAAAACAATCTCTGCTACTGCATTTACGGTAACAGGGGTTGCCAACAAGTTTCTCACGGTGGCGATCAATGTATTGATCTGGGATAAGCATGCAAGCAAAATTGGTTTGATTTGCTTGCTTTTAACACTTGTGGGGGGAGTTCTGTATCAGCAGTCAGTCACTAGCAATGGGAACCTCTCACAACAGCATGGCTCTGCAATTTCTAAGAAGGCAAATGGTGTGGTACGTAATGTTGATTCTGAAGATGAAAGACATGACAAGCGCCTATCTGGGAGGGATTCAACTGTATGA